tgagaaagataagAGATAATAAAGAGGGGGTGTTGTACTACTCAAACTCTTAAGATATGTTGTGAAgtaaaatctaagctatcatATCCTTCAATCTTAAATGCCCGTCAATGGAAGAACATTCTAAATTActtctcaaaatctaaaatattttggTCTGCATTCAGGCGGAAAGAGACATTTGGTGTGCATTCTATGAAGAAGCAGGCGAATGCTCTCTTTGCTCTTACTATGATAAGAATTCATTCCTTTGTTAGAGTAGGTAAAGACTCATTTATACACTTAGAATAAACATTTATGGATTCTTTAATCCAGATTTAAATTATAGATCAAATCAAGATGTACTTGGTGATATTAGTGGTCATTGCTTAAGTTCACTTGATCCATTAgataaaaactcttttttttttgacaagGGAGATAAAACTCATTTTTTACAAAGTAAAGACTCATCTATATACCTAGAAACAATAACATATATGGATTCTTAATCCAAGACTTAGATTAATTGATCAGGGAATCAAGAGTCAAGACATACTTTGTGATATTAGTGGTCATTGCCAAaggtttgggtgtggtgggtgtctttggtctCTGTGTGTATGTTCCTACTTGGTGGGTTTCCTATTTCTTAGTCCTTATTTCGTAGTGCTCTTATTTCTCTTATCTCGCATTTTCtatgatttctatttttgttattttattccttatttctatTATGTCATTCATCCTGCTGCTTGTTTCATTACaaccttgtttactattctttatcttgagccgagggtctatcggaaacaatctctctaattcttcggaggtagcggtatggactgcgcacatcttaccctccccagaccacactttgtgggaacacactaggtttgtttgttgtttgttgatTGCCAAAGGTTAAGCAATTGATCTATTGGTAGGATTTTTGAAGTGTGAGAATGTATTGTTTCTTAAATATGGCTTTCATTTTATCCTACATCGTAATGGATGTTTGACCAAAATACTTCCTTTGGAATGATATTCTGACCGTACTTTTTGGCATTCCCGACATGTTCATCCTGTCACAGAACATATCTAACATATCAAACAACTTGGAGTAATCTtctaacatcaacaacaacaacaacaaacccagtatattcccacatagtggggtctagggagggtagagtgtacgcagtccataccactacctcaaaagaggtagagaggttgtagTAATCTTCTAacgtatcttttttttttttttgagaattcaaTCTTCTAACATATCTAACCATTCAATCTTATCTAGTTTGCCTAACATCTGTCCTTTACTTCAACAGGCAACAAGAAGGTTGAGATTTGACAAAATCGAGACTGGAGCTTCGTTTAGCAAAAACTCAGTTTTTTATGTTAAATGGCTATTGTGAGTTCGTCACAAATGGATTAGCATAAGCAAAGGAGGCATTCAACGAGGATAAACAGAATTTATCTTATTCCTTACAATTTCAAAAGATCAGATCAATTCTAATGATGGTTGAACTTATGCGAATAGGTAAGAACTTATCTCTCAAATGGTGAGTAATGAGTATTACATTGAGTAATGGGAGGGAACCACTGGTATTACAAGAACGTTGGCCATTTAAGTATGGCTACAACTTGGACGATTAGTTCTTAGAATTTTCTAAAATCATCTTTAAGATTGAATAATGTTATATAGATAGAATCAGCTGTCAGCAAAATTGGATTTAAGTGCCATAAAATATAGGTTTTGTTCTTCATAGCTACTTTTCTTCATGCATTCGGTAGACTCACCCATTAGGACCATTGATGTCATAAAGAAGTTGATTATCAATTTGAGATTAAAGGTGGGTGTCTCGTTCATCATTTTTCCTGTAGAGGGAGACATGATAGAAGTGTGAAAATAACATGTGCTAAATCCCTCAAACTAGCACACGTCAAAGCCCTTATGaaattactattactattatgaGTAACTTCAAAAGATGCACAAGGAGCTCCCTTAAATAACTTACCTTGTCCATATTTGGCACCAGTTCCTGAAGTTTCCTAATACGGTCACTTATACGCGTTCGACGAACCTTGCACAAGAGAAATACAAGCGCAACCTTATTAGACTAATGATTGGTCAACTTAAATTGCCTATAAACACAGGTAATTACAAGCAAAAAGAGAAGTGGGAAAATGCTTTACCCGCTCCGCGATGCTGCGAGGATGGGTAGCACAACCACGCTTTGCTCGAACCTTACAAGGCACTAAATCATCCATGAGCTTCTCCATTTCAGCATCCAGTGACCCACCAGAACCATGTAACTGCCCACTTGGCTCTCCCTTCTACACCCCCCAACACAAACAAGCATAcgtaaatattaattaataaagatAGAGTTTCAAGAGGGAAAAAGAAATTCAGATCATACACACATTAGATAAATTTGCTTCAGAGTTTACGCACACAGTtcaccctgcgcatagcgggagctttggTGCAGCAGGctgccttttttaaaaaaaaataaggaaccaACTTTATTATCCCTATATGATGATCTTTCAGCATTGGTTATATTTGTACAACAACCAATAGACTTGAAGATCAAtccaaacaaaaataataaaaagaaaaagaaacatataGAAAGACCATATATGTCAGACTCCCCGACAGATTACACATAGGTTCAGACAACACAATCATCTGTACTTATTTCAGAAACCTAGGAACATTTTCCTCCAAGTAGAAAGATGATCTTACTTCCACAAGGAAAATAAGCTTTTCAACAATCTCAacataaaacaaaatacaaaGGGTAGACAAATCTTTTTAAGGAAAGTCAAGTCATGTACTCCATCTCAGATGAGATGAATATTCAAGACACTGTTACTTTACAAACAAGAACAACACatctagtgtaatcccacaattttttttctttttttttgggggtgaggggtggggtgggggtgagggGGGTTGGGGGGTTATGCAAACTTTACCTGCACCCTTGAGGTAGataggttgtttccgatagaaccTCGGCCAGATGAAATAAAAGCAGTTCGgcaaagaaaataacataaatgaAGAAGCCATAACTACAGAAAGCATCATATAGCATACTGCACagtaactataaaaaaaatatgataatcaaagtacaaaaagtgagaaataatattataaatgggAGAACAAGACGCAACTGGAGTAATACTACAACTATTAACATGGTAGGATAAATGAGACCACATTGGGTATGATAATTAACAAACATTTACAAGTAAAAAACACAACTTTCAAGGTTGAAATTAACTTTGACATCAAAACGTTTCAAGCTAAGCATCTTATACATGGAAATAGCAAGGAATTGCTAGCAAAAGTAGTAGGAAAAcacaaaaagatcaaaacaaaTATTAGCTCTTCAATAGAACTCACTAAATGAACTAAAATCCAAATGACTAGCATAAATTCTTGGAAAACAGACAGAGACCATCAGTTCAAGTCAACACCCTAACCCCCCCCCCACGCCACCCCACCTCGTTCCCGGGAAGAAAAGTTAAAAGTTCAAACTTTTGGGTAAGGTGATAATCTGTGACATAAAAATATTTCAAGCTCACTTTAGGAAAGCAAGGTAGTACAGTATGCTAAGAATTCATTAAATGCAGCAAGAGATACAGGAAAACCCAGGAGGATCAAAACAAATATTAGCTCTTAGACAGAACTCattaaaagggcagcccggtgcactaaagcttcattaaaagggcagcccggtgcaccccggtgcactaaagcttccgaTAGGAGCCCTGTATTTCCGCAAGAAATGATTTCCACAGCTTAAACCCATAACCTAGTAGTACATAAATGCCAACAACTTTACCAGCTATGCCAACTCATTAAATGAACTAAAATCCAAAATGATTACCATAAATCCTTGAAAAAAACAAACAGAGATCATTGGTTCAAGTcaccccctacccccacccccacccctaaccaacacacacacacacacacacaaaaacgGTATACTAACCAACTGGGACTTCAATTTTCTGGGAGAACTTTCCGAATTACCCTCTCGACCTCGCTTAACAGACTGAGAAACATCAACAGAGGGAGAAAGATACTCCAAACTAGACGGAATCCCATAACTTGAAAAATAACCACCAGCATCAGAGCTAATTTGCGCCAGAAACTCCGCCGGTGAACTATTCTGCCTTAGAAAACTACTACTAGTACTACCACCAACGGATTCAAACAAACCCGGATCCATTTTAAGCTCCGGTAACTTGTGAGTACTTGATGGGTGCGGTGGTGGTTTATTGGGTGTATGTAAAATGGGAGAAGAAGGATTAAGTACTACTTCGGTTTCGTTCTCAGTATCGTCGGATTCAAGTAGTGCTTCTAACCATGTCGCCGGAGCTGAACGGAAACGGGAAAGTCCTCCTCCGGCTCCGGTGCCGGTAGCTCCACGTTGCATCGGTGAAATTTTTCCGGGAAaagttttttatttacttttttcagGTGAATTTTGTggtgtttttttaattttggaaaaaaattaaaagtgaggTAAAGAAGAAGACTAGAAGGATCTTTTGTGTACATATTTGTTGTGTGTGGGTATAGCGACATGGTAGGTATatgtttttttctattattattatttttcattcagTATTTTGTATTCGCGTTAAAGTCCCACTAACCTAAATTTATTTCAGATATAATTCACTTGGAGAAAAtactttttattaaaaagaaattttgtgaaacttaaattcaaaacttttaattaaaaaaaaaaacaatcctaTTCACTACAACATATTTTTTGATGGCCTAAATGGTATATGTTATTGAGTTCTATAGAGAAAGATATATAGTTGATAAGTATTCTCCATCTTAACAAGAGTTGATGTAATTAACAAAAcgaatattatctaaaaatattacttaaaacttcataatttttgttatgtgattgttaaatattcattaactttttattaAGCTATACACATTATactattattttatgatatttgctgtgttaattttaaaaataaattgagtaaTTAATGTAAATCCTGAAGTGTAAAATGTTTCTTAAAATAACAATTAATATAATGCTATAAAAAGGATCCGAAAGAGAGTATATTCATTATTCTATATCGAGAATCACTTaaacaagtaaaaatattatttaattgaaaataattatttataaattataggGATTAATAGAATATTTTAATCTCTTAATtcagatttaaaatttttaattaaaagcgAGAGACTAAAGCCTCATTTGGTCATGAAGATTACTTTTTTCCGGAGTTGAAGTCGAAGTTGAAGTTATATtagaccatgaatataaatttaaagttgtttttgaaattttgtgagagaagtatgagtgaaaaaagttcacttttctaaataatttttcgGAATTGGAATTGGAAAATCATGGTCAAACGCAGTGTGTTTTCACTTTCAcattttatatgatatttttttctaattaaaaaatattattaataaaataatttaatttaaaattcttttttgttCTTAATCAAAAAACTATAACTAgacaaatataaaattattttacgtaataaattttataaaaattattttacgtcataaactttataaaaaaataattaaatagtgtGTTAAACCAAATAGTATCACATACAATAAGTTAAAGGAgtactaaattatttattttgatatgaaTAGAAAGAGTCTAAAATTCTAAATTAAGAAATACTAAGTTAAGTATTATTTTGAGGTCTACACTGTGTAACCAAAACCAAAGCGTAAGGAAGGAGCGCGTGGATGCACGCTCAACCAAATAAAAACCTTTCCCATTTTCCCCGTTTTATCTTCTaagcaaaaaaaaatcacttACTGAATTGAACTTTGGTGAGGggaaaaaataagtaataaattttagttattacagtttatttatttttaaaatttaaatcttaATTATTaagcatatttatttttataataatctttCTATCACCTTAtgaatttgaatgattaagatctataataaaaatttaatataattaaaatatttattcaaagATTTCTATATGAACGATGACGTGTGGTTCATTTGCAGTCCATTCATTTTCATCTCTAATTTATTGTCCATCATTATCAACTATCAGCATACATCTATCACCTACAATCATCATTATCAATTCTAACAATCACCACTTATTATCAAACTCATTTGTTAGTATTATTAGCTATCTTTACGATCATTACTGCTAATCAATAATTATTAATGACAGTCACCACAATCAATCATCACCATATATCGTCAACTAACATCACTATTTACTatcattatttagttattattatcatCCATTATCATTATCAATCACTACAAATCAACATTCACGGTTAATTATCATTCTAAAGTCAACATCACCACTAGTTATTACGTTGATCGACAACCACAACCATCATCGTTAGTCATCATCAACTCCAActgtcatatatttttttaaaatatattattaatataggactaaattaatttaaaattttactttactttttttattcATCACTTCATCTATCTATATGACTCATTTTTCCttttaatcaatttaaaaaagaatgatacattttcatttttagtaagtagctatttaactttaaaatatcaattttacctatattaaaataatttacaatcatacaaaatttattttagattatagatttttttttctttttttaaaccTCGTTCTAAATTAATTATCTCGCATAAACTAAGATGGAAGGAATAGTAAATAATTAGTTTAAGTCAAATGAACCGTAAAGCATCGTTATCAGGATAATGACACAACATAAATAACAAAAGACTTATCTGAATTTTGTGGCAGAGGAAGAA
The Capsicum annuum cultivar UCD-10X-F1 chromosome 6, UCD10Xv1.1, whole genome shotgun sequence DNA segment above includes these coding regions:
- the LOC107855876 gene encoding transcription factor bHLH81 translates to MQRGATGTGAGGGLSRFRSAPATWLEALLESDDTENETEVVLNPSSPILHTPNKPPPHPSSTHKLPELKMDPGLFESVGGSTSSSFLRQNSSPAEFLAQISSDAGGYFSSYGIPSSLEYLSPSVDVSQSVKRGREGNSESSPRKLKSQLKGEPSGQLHGSGGSLDAEMEKLMDDLVPCKVRAKRGCATHPRSIAERVRRTRISDRIRKLQELVPNMDKQTNTADMLEEAVEYVKFLQRQIQELTEHQKKCTCSMKDQ